The Streptomyces sp. DG1A-41 genomic sequence TCCCCTCGAACCACACACCGTTGCGGTCGGGCTTGGGCTGACCCTGTGCGATCGGCGCGTCCTCGTTCGCCACGCGGCTCGCGGAACTGAAGGTGACGCCTTCGTACGACTGCCCCGCGGGCACCGTGCTGTTCCTGCGGCCCGCGTGATCCACGACGGCCAGCTCCGCGACGGCCCAGTCCAGCGAACGGGCGTACCCACCCGTGCGGGAGCCGAGCGCCAGATGGGTCCAGGTCTGGGTGTCCTCCGGAACCGGGGACTTGTTGACGGTCACCCCGTCGTTGGTGCCGGTGTAGAAGAAGCCCCCGGCCGGCTTCCACATCCCGCGTACGAAGGCCTCGGCCCGCGCCCGCCGCTCAAGCCACACCCGGTCGCCGGTCAGCCGGGCGAGCCGGCCGAAGAGACACACCAGGTCGGTGTTGTGCTCGGTCGACGTGAACGGCAGCTTCTGATTCGCCCCGTCGACGCCGAACTTGTAGCCGCCGAGCGGTTCGTCGGTACGGCCCGTCCGCTCGATCCACTCGCCGATCCGCACGGCACCGGTGAGGAAACGACGCGCCCGGGTACGGCGGGCGAGGGCGCTCAGCGCGATGCCCGCCCAGGCCATGTCGCCCACCGCCGTGCCGGTGAAGCCGAACTGCGTACCGACGTTGGCGGTGCCGTCCGCCCGTACGAAGCCGTCGGGCTGCGGCGAGCCGTCGTAGAAGGTGTACGGCCCGACGTTGTAGGCCTGCCGGAGCCTGCCGTCGTCGTACGCCGGGTCGTGGAGCTGGGCGTAGAGCAGGGCGTCGCCCAAGTCCCTTGCCCTGGCCAGGCTTTCCTGCCTCCGGGCCGCGAGGTGGGCCAGTACCGCCAGGGCGTTGTCGTAGGTGAACGCGGTGCTGAACAGGCCGGCCTGGTCGGTGTAGCTCTGGGTCAGGCGGACACTGCCGTGGTCGGGGTAGGCGTCCATGGCGGCGGCGAGAAAGGCGTGCCCTTGGGCCGGGGCCGATGCGGGACGCGCGGCGGAGGAACCGGCTGCCAGGGCCTGCCCCGAGCCGACGGCGGTGAGCCCCGCAGCACTGATGCCGATTCCGGCACCGATGAGCGAACGCCGGCTGAGTGCCGGGCCTGGTCTGCCAGTCATGAATCTCCCTTGAGAGCGCTCTCACTCAGTGCGCGCTCATTGTGCTGGCGCTCCGGGAGCGGGTCAACGCCCTGTTCGAAAAGGAGATTTGCGCAGGAAGGCGAACGGCGAGTGGATCACTCACACACGATCTCGTCACGCGGCGTGTAGTGCGTCCGGAACGGCTCGCGCTTCACCTCCCGGCCGTCGCTGTAGAAGACGCGCTCCACCGTGACGTCGAACCCTTGGAGCGGCGTCTGCGGCACGCACTCCTTGTCGTCGCTCACCTTCTTCTCGGGCTTCTTCACCTCGGTGCGCGGGCCCTTGACCGACTTGATCTCGTCGTACTTCCTGGTGCCGAGGAAGGAGACGGTCACGGACGTGTCCGTGGACTCGGCCTGGATGTAGATCGCCTTGCCGGAGTCGTTGGTGAACCTCAGGTCCAGGCTGCCCCAGGCGACCGTCGCCTCGCGGCCCTCCGGGTATCGCTCGATGTAGAAGGAGTGCGCGCCGTGCTCCACGGGCTTGACCCCGGCGAAGAACAGCGCGTTGTACACGGTCGTCGCCACGGCCGAGACACCGCCGCCCGACGCCTTCGTGAACCGGTCGTTGAGGATGATGACGCCCTCGACGAAGCCGTTGGCCTCGGTGCGCTCGCCGACGGTCCGGTTGAAGCTCCACGTCTCGTCCGGCCTGACGAGGGAGCCGTTGATGAGTTCCACGGCCCGGCCGACGTTCTTCGTGCGGTACTCCGCCGGTTCGAAGTGGACGGTGAAGGAGGACATCGTCTCCGTCAGCCCCAGCTCCGCGGCGTTCGCGCGGGTGACCTCGGGCTGGATCCTGTCCACGGCCACCTCGCCGCTGCGGGCAGCGCCCGACCTGGTGAGCAGCGGCAGCACCGCCTTGCCCAGCGCCTTGTCGGTGACCTTCTGGCCCACCCTGGCGTCCTCGGCGATCACGGCCCTGTCGCCGTCCGGCCGCAGCCTGGCGTTCTCGGCGGTGGTGGTGACGTCGTCCAGGGGACCGGCCACGGCGGGATCATCGCGCAGGCCCTTGGCGTCCAGCTCCGGTCTCAGTCTTCCGCTGCCGTCCGGCCGCATCGCCAGGTGCTCGCCCAGCACAAACTGCCCGACCGTGAACCGCTTGCCGGCCGCGGTGAGCGTGACGGGCGCCGACATGGCCGGCTCGGCGAACGTGCGCACTGCCCGCCGTACCTCGTCGGCCGTGACCTTCGGACGGGTCTCGCGGGCGGGCAGCGGCGTGACCGAGCGGGTGTCGCCGCGTAGGAAGGAGGAGCGCAGCAAACCCACGGCGTCTTCCACGTCCAGCGCGTACCCCGTGCGCGGCACGACCTCCTCGACCCGCCCGTCCTCGAAGGCGACGGCACCGTCCCGGACCTTCTGGTCGAGCCCCTTCGCCAGCCGGCCGAGGGCTGCCCGGGCCTTGTCCTCGTCGAGGCGTACGACCGGCTCGATCTCACCGCCCGAGCGGAAGAACCCGCCGATCACGCTGAACGGATCGGCGCCGATGCGCGCCGCCCGGTCGACAGTCTCCCCGACGTCGAAGGAGAGACCGGCACGCCGCGGATCGACCCTGCCCGTACGGTCACCGACCTTCACGGACAGCTCCCGCGCCCCGGCCGCCCCCAGCCGCCGCTCCAGCTTCCGCACCGCCTCCGCACGGCTCAGGCCCCCGATCTCCACCCCGCGCACCGTCGTACCGGAGTCGATCTCCCCGCCCGTCAGCATCAGCCCGGCGAGATACAGACCGCCGACGCCCACGGCCAGCGCGCCACCGGCCAGGGCCATGGGCGGAAGGGACGTGAGGCGCGGAACGGAGGTTATTCGGGGGCGCATGGGTCTCCTGGAGATCGATGACGACGGTGCACCCGATGACGCGACGCTGCCGCGGGCAATCACATCAAGCTATCCACATCCCGGCGGCAAACCGGTATGGCCCAGACCACTTATGTCCGAGAGCACGCCGGAACCGGCCGGTCCGTGCCCACGCTCCGACCGGGCCACAGAGTGACAACGGCGAACAACTGTCCGGTGGTTGGCGAGGTCTACGCCACCATGAAGATCTCTTTCCTGATGCACAACGGCTGCGCCCCGGCCTCGCAGACCTGCGCGCCCTCGTCGACGGCCACCTGCGCGACCGGCCCTCTCCGGGCGCCGTCAGAATCCCGTGCGTCACGAAGGACGGCTTCCTCGCACTCAGGGCCTGGCGGCGCACCGCCCACGCGGAGGCCCGCACCATCGACGTCACGGAAGAGGCCCTGACGGTCGAGGCCCGCCTGCACGGCGCCGAACTCCACGAGGACGCCACCGTACGGATGCGCCTGCGGGGGAGCGACACCGTACGGGACCTCCGCCCCCGGATCGACGACGACGGCAGAGACTTCTCCTCCGCAGGCCCCGAGGACCTGATGGGCGGTGCGGCCGGCCCGGCCCGGATCTGGGACGCCTTCGTCCGGCCCACCACCGACGCGCCGCCGATCCGGATCGGCCGGCTCCTCGACGACGTGGCGGACCGCAAGGACGTCCTCGTCCACCCGGCGCTCACGGCGGGCGGATCCTCCTCGCGCCCCCGCTGCACCGTCGACAACGACCTCGCGATCGAGGTGACACCGGCCGAATCGCCGGTATGCCCGAAATAAAAAACCCTCGACTCCCGGATGGTCATTTCGTCGGTGCAGCGCGACAGGCATGTGTGGATTCGGTGCAAAGCGGCGGCAAAAAGGTCAGGCGCTCGTCCGCAACGGCCGTAATCGCGAAGGGGACTTGCGGCGATAACCAAACTCAAGTACCTAGATGAATCATGAACCTGTTCAACCGCGTCGTGCCGTCCCGCCGGCAGACGCCGCCGATCCCCCCACAGCGTCCCGCGGGCGCACCGGCTTCCCCCACCGCGGTCCTGCCCGACCCCGACCTGGTGAATCTCACCGGCGAATGGGTCGTCGACCCTGCTCACAGCAGGATCGGCTTCTCCGTCCGGCATGCCATGGTGACCACCGTGCGCGGTTGTTTCCTGGAGTACGAAAGCCGCCTCTACTTCGACGCGCGCAACCCCGCCCGGTCACGGGCCGATCTCACCCTGTTCACCGCCAGCGTCGACACCGGGGTGGAACAACGCGACGCCCACCTGGTCGGCCGTGACTTCCTCGATGCCGCGACCTATCCACGAATGCGTTTCACCAGTACCGCGGTGGAACAGGCGGGTGCCGACCTCTATCGCATGTCGGGCGACCTCACCATCAAAGGCATATCGCGGCCGGTCGTACTGGAGATGACCTACATCGGGCACGTCACCGACCCCTTCGGATACGACAGGGTCGGATTCGACGGCACCACCACCATCGACCGCTCCGACTGGGGCCTGACGTACAACAGCAGGCTGGCCGAGGGAGGCGCGATGGTGAGCGAGAAGGTGCGGCTGCAACTCGACATCGCCGCCATCCGCACGGCCCCGGCGGCCGGCTGAACACACACCGGGCGCGGGGGTGCGCCTCATGGCCCGGCATCGTCGGGTCCGGCGACGACGCGGAACGTCGCCGGGCCCAGCGTGATCTCCCCGTCGCTCAGCGGCGTGCACCGCACACCGCCCCGCCCGCGCAGGGCGCGCTGTGCGCCGGGGCCTATGGTCACGTCCATCCAGGCACAGGGCCGGGCCGGCCGGGTCACGGCGAACACCACCGGCCCGGTGCCGCAGTCGAGGGCGATCGTCGATCCGACGCAGGAGTCGATGTCGACACCCTTGAGCAGGACGTTGCGGCGGGTGTGCCGGAGGTCGGCGTCCGCCGGGAGGTTCTCCGCGGCCATGAGGGTCACCGCCGCGTTCCGGTGGGCGGGCCGGGCGTAGTAGCGGTCGCCGACCAGTCCCAGACCGCGGCGTACCTCCACCCGGGGGACGAGCTCGTCGGACGGGCCGGGGGAGGGGCCGCCCGCCGGCCGCCCGGCCAGCCGGTGCGCGGGCGACACCAGCAGTTGCAGCACCTCCACATCGGTCATGGCGTCAACGGTACGCCTGGGTAACGACCGCCCGGTGGGCCTGTGGGAGGCGTACGGTCACTCGTCCTGCCTCCGCCCGAGCCCGCCGTCCTCGAGTGGGGCCCGGCCGTCCGCCGACTCGCCCGCGGTGAGGTGCTCCAGGACCTCGACCAGTTCCTGGCACGCGCGCCCCACCGAACGCCGGGTGTTGATCTGCTCGGTGATCACGGCCGACAGGATCAAGGCCGTCAAGGCCATGGCCCCGTTGAACGCCTGGAGCTTGATCATCACCTCCACCCTGGTCAGCCGCTCGAACGGTCCGGCCCGGTCGGTCGCCGCCACCGTCGCCGTGATCGACGCGAACAGGGCGCACAGCATGCTGCCGGCCAACTGGAAGCGCAGAGCCGCCCAGATCAGCAGGGGATAGACGAGGAAGAGCAGACTGACCGGGCTGTGCGCGGCCAGCGGAACGACACAGCAGATGATCAGCGCGAGGCCCGTGGCCTCCTTCCAGCGCGCCAGGCGCAGCGGCGGGCGGACGCGGGACAGCAGGAGCAGCACCGGGGCGACGATCAGCACACCCATCGCGTCACCCACCCACCAGGCCAGCCACACGGCCCAGAAGCTCGCCCAGTCGAGCTTGCCCGTGACGAGCAGAAGACCGGCGCCCACCGTCGAACTGATCAGCATGGCGGTGAACGCGCCCAGGAACACCAGGGCGAGACCGTCCCGCAGCCGCGCCAGATCGGTGCGGAAACCGGCCCGGCGCAGCAGCAGGTACCCCACGACGGGCGCGACCGTGTTGCCCACCAGGACGCCGAACGACGAGGGGCTCGGCGATGTGAGGGACAGGATGACGAGGAAGGCGCCCAGGGCGATCCCAGGCCAGCAGCGCAGCCCGAAGATCAGCAGGAAGGCGACCGAGACTCCGGTGGGAGGCCAGATGGGGGTGACGACCGAGCCACCGACGACCAGTTCCCGCAGCAGGCCCAGCTGCCCGGAGACGTAGTAGCAGGCGGCGACGGCCAGCGTCTGGAGAGCGACGACGACCGGCGTACGCAGATCCTGGCTAGCCACCACAGCAGCCATGAGACACCGAGGCCGCCGCGACGGCGAGGTGAGAGCGGGGGCCCTGCGGCCCTATGGCTGAGCCTCCGGCCCGTCGAGGCCGACCACCAGCACGGCGGCGTCGTCGTCGTGCCCCACACGCTCGGCACCCTTGATGAGGGCGGCCGCGAGCGCGTCCACGTCCATGCCCGCCACCGCCGCGGTCCCCGCGAGCCGCGTCACCTGGTCGAGGCCCTCCTCGAGCGGCAGGGAGGGCCCCTCCACGACACCGTCCGTGAGCAGCACGAACACGCCACCCGTGGTCAGCTCGTACCGGGTCACCGGATACGGCACCCCCGCCAGGATCCCCAGGGGCGGCCCGCCCTCGTCCGCGGTGACGCCGGACTTCCCGTCGGCCGTGGCCCAGACGCAGGGCAGGTGCCCGGCCCGCGCGCTCTCCAGCACGCCGGCGCACGGGTCGAGCCGCATGAAGGTGCAGGTGGCGAACAGATCGGAGCCCAGGGACACCAGCAGATCGTTGGTCCGGGCCAGGACCTCGCCCGGCTCGCTGGTGACGGAGGCCAGGGCCCGCAGTCCGGCCCGCACCTGCCCCATGAAGGCGGCGGCCTCGATGTTGTGTCCCTGGACGTCACCGATGGACACCCCGATACGGCCGTCGCCCAGCGTGAACGCGTCGTACCAGTCGCCGCCCACGTTGAGCCCCTGGCATGCGGGCGCGTACCGCACGGCGAGATGCAGCCGGTGGGCGACGGGCAGGTCGCGCGGGAGCATGCCGCGCTGAAGCGCGATGGCCAGCTCGACCCGCGACCGCTGCATCTCGGCCTGTGCGCGCGCCTGGGCCGTCAGGGCCTCGAGCCTGGTCAGCAGCTCGTCGCCGTCGTCCGTCGTGCCGGTGCGGGACATTGATCACTCCGGCGAGGATGGCCACGGTCGGTGACCACCCTCGATGGCAAATCGCACGATTCAGGTCCATAGGATGATACGTGGCCGGGGCCTCGGCGACGACTCGCACTCCCCGCACCCGTCACCGCACCGACCGCTCCGCCTCGCGATCCGAGCGCCGCCCGACCGCCGCCAGGACGAACGTGACGCTGATCAGCAAAGCCCAGGCGCCGAACTTCTGCACGCCCACCGGCTCCCAACCGTGCTCCTGGAACGGATAGCGCCAGGCGCCGACGAAGGTGGCGAGGTTCTCCGCCACCCACAGGAAAAACCCGATCAGGACGAACGACAGCGCCAACGGCATGCGTCGGCGCACACCCCGCACCGTGAAACACACCGACGTCCCCGCGGTGACGGCCAGCAGCAGTCCGGCCAGCACCCAGCGCGCGTCGGGCAGCCAGTGATGGCTGAAGAAGTTGACGTAGACGGCCGCGGCCACCACCGCCGTCGCCCGCGGGCGGTAGCGCACGAGCGCCAGATCGAACAGACGCCAGGCCCGGCACACGTAGCTGCCGACCGCCGCGTAGAGGAACCCTCCGTACAGCGGAACACCGGCGAACTTCAGCACACCCGGCTCCGGGTAGCTCCACGAACCGAGCGACACCTTCACCAGCTCGAAGGCCAGACCGATGACGTGACAGACCGTTATGACGGCGACGTCCCGCCCGCTCTCCCAGCCGCGCAGCCAGAACACCAGCGTGAGCAGCACGCCGTAGACCACCAGCAGGTCGTAGCGCGCGACGGGAAGATCGGGCAGCAGGGCGGACACGGCCACGCCGGACAGCAGCGCGATGGCGAACGCGCACGCCCGGGTCTGCGTCCAGGCGAAGTCGAGCGCCTGCCGAACCGGCGCGGCCCGGAGGTCGGCGAAAGTTGGAGGGATCATGGTGCCCTGTAGGACGGGCCCGCGCCCCTACCGGTTGCGGCGCCCCTCTCCAGCCGGCACCCGTCCGCCCCGGGACACGGCACCCCGGGCTTCGGCCACGGCCTTCCGCAGCAGCCGGGCAAGACGCTGATCCGCGTCGGGTGCGGCGCACAGCACCCGAAGAGCGTGTTCGAGGTACCGCCGCCCCGGGCCGCGCCACCACAGCAGATCGGCGACACGCCCCGGCAGCCCGCCCGCACGGACGTGCGCAAGCCGCTCGCCCCGCCGACGGCACGCACGGCCGTGTCGCGCCAGGCGTCGGGACGCGGGACGCAGCACGCGCGCCGCGTCCACGACCGTGCCGACGAGCCGCGGCGCATACGCCCGTTCCACGGGCCGGGCGTCGGCGAGCTCGGCGGCCAGCGGCCACAGGGCCTGCCGGGTGTGGTCACCGACGCTGTCGTTGACCACACGGGCCAGAGCCGCGAGCACCGGATGTGTACCGGCCGGGCTGTCGGTGAACCGGCCGCCGGCCAGCAACGCGGCGCTCTCCATCAGGCAGGCACCGTCGTCGGGGTGCAGATGCGCGAAACGCCCAGGCACCGGGAGGCCGTCCGGAGGTCCGGCAGGGGACTGCCGGGTCGGCGGGTTCGGCGGCTGCGGCGGGAAGGCGGTCATGTGGGGCCTCCGGGCTGGGATCACAGACCGGTGATGGCGTGCAGGACGAGGTAGAGCGCGGCGGCGGGAACCCCGGCGCCGAAGAACGTGAGCACCCAGGCGGTGACGATGGTGCGGGCCACTTGCCAGCGTACGGCCGAGGCGCGCCGGGTGGCACCGGCACCCAGAATGGCCGCGGTGATCGTCTGTGTGGTGGAGATCGGCGCCTTCACCAGGAACGCGGTGGTGTAGAGGACGGCCGCGGCAGCGGTCTCGGCGGCGAACCCGCGCGGTGGATCGAGGTGCACGATGCGCCGGCCGAGGGTGGTGATGATGCGACGCCCGCCGCTGTACGTGCCGGCGGCCATGGCGGCCGCCACGGCGGCGATGACCCACACCGGAACCGAGAAGTCGTCCTGCCAGCCCGCCGTCACCAGCGCGAGCACGATGACGCCCATGGTCTTCTGCGCGTCCTGCAACCCGTGCCCCAGCCCCATCGCGGCGGCGGAGACGGTCTGTGCCATACGGAACCGGCGCATGGTCCGCCGGGGCGTCGAACGGCGGAACAGCCACAGGATGGTCACGTGCAGGGTGTAGCCGAGCGCCACACCGACCAGCGGGGAGAGCAGCATCGGCAGGACGACCTTGTCCACGATCCCGGACCAGTGAACGGTGGCGGAGGCGGCGAGCGCGGCACCGACCAGCCCGCCGATCAGAGCGTGCGAGGACGAGGTCGGCAGCCCCCGCCACCAGGTGAACACGTTCCACCCGATGGCCCCGAGGAGCGCGCACATGACCAGCAGCAGACCCGAGTCGTCCTCGGGAGCGGCGATGATGCCGCTGCCGACGGTCTGGGCGACCTCGGTCCCGAGGAAGGCGCCGAAGAAGTTCATCACCGCGGCCATGGTCAGCGCCGCGCGTGGCGTCAGGGCCCTGGTGGAGATCGAGGTGGCGATCGCGTTCGCGGCGTCGTGGAAGCCGTTGGTGAAGTCGAACGTCAGCCCCACGATGATGATCAGCACCACCAGAGTGAGCTCCATGACCGATCACCTTTCCGCGGGCAGAGCACCGGACCGCCACGGGCGCCGTCGGCGCACGGACCCATCGTGCCGCGAAACCAGCGGACGGACCCGCCCGATGCAGCGGTAGTGGGACGAGAGGAGTGAGTGATCCGTTTTACGGTGTCCTGGTGCGATCTGTTCCGAAATGGGTCTTGCTGTCGTCGGCGTGCGCCCCTGCCGTGTTGATGATCGGCTGGATGGTGGCGGCATCACTGCAAGGTTCCGCCTACGACCCGGCCGCTCAGACCATCAGCGTCCTGGCGGCCCCCGGAGGCTCGGGCTACTGGGTGATGACCGGCGCGTTCATCGCCCTGGGCGCCTGTCACCTGCTCACCGCCTGGGGGTTGCACCCGGCCGCGGTCCCCGGCCGGGTGGCACTGGCGGCCGGGGGAGTGGCCGCCCTGGTCGTGGCCGTGGTCCCGGCGCCGAGCAGCGGCGGCTCCCTGAGCCACGGCTCGGTCGCCGCCATCGGCTTCACCGTCCTGGCGACTTGGCCCGTCCTGGCTATCCGAACCGGCGACAGCGTCCCATGGGCCCTGCGGCCCTTACCCTCCCTGGGAGCCACCGCGGTGATGGCGGTGGGCGCGGGATGGTTCCTGCTCGAGTTGCATCTCCATGGCGTCGCCGGTGTGGCCGAACGCGCGGTCACGACTCTCCAGTCCGTCTGGCCCTTCGTGGTAGCCCTCTCCTGCGTACGCCACTCCGCACGCGAGGCGTTCACCAGATGACGCCGCCCCTGAACGAGTCCGTCACCGCGACCTGCCCTCGGCGCTGCCGAGGGTCATGCGGAAGCCGCGCAGGGAAGCCGCCAGCAGCGCTCTCCGGCCGTGGAGACAGTCGAGCGGGCCGCCGGGCTCGGCCACCAGCCGGGCTCGCCCCAGAAGGGGGCGGCCCGACAGTGCAAACGGCACCTCGCACACACCGTGCACGGGATGCGGCTGCACCAGTCGGCTGCGTACCGGAAGGCGTCCCGGCAAGGGCAGCAGATCCCAATGGAGGCCCATCACGGACGGCCCGCCGCGTCCCCGACGGGCTCGCCCTGCTCCATGGACATGCGCACGCGTGATGTCTGCGTAGTGCCCCCCCCCGAAGACGAAGCCCCCACGCTGCTTGGGAATGCCCCACAACGCCCTGCCGCCGACGAGCGAGCGCTCGTCGTCCACCCACACCTCCGCAGCACATGCGGCCGGCCCCCGCACGTCACGCACCGCCAAGGCCACCAGCAGCTCCCGGTAGGCCGGCGTGCCACCGGGCCGGCAGTCCACCCAGAACGTCACCAAGACGCACCGCCGCCCCAACCTGACCGGTCGCACCCCGGCGGGAAGCGGCCGACCGGGCAGCTCCTGCCGCGGTACCAGCCACAGTCCGACGAGCATGTCGCCCCGCAGCTGCCACGGCTCCGGGGGAAAGGGCTCGGCGAAGCGGCCCGGCTGGTCGTCCTGCGCGGCAACCCAGCCGATCGCTGACGAAGTGGACGAGACACGACTGCGCGACTGGTACCCGCCGCTCGATCTGCTGCCTGACGGAGTCGAGACGGTCATCGTTTCGCCGACAGCACTCTCGCAGCGACCATCGACCGCATCACGCACGACACGGGCCTGAACTCGCTGCGCAGACACTCTTCGTAGGCCTCGATACTGCCCAAGACGGCCACAAGCACGCTGCATGTACGCGTTTGGTACGCGAAACCTACGCGTCACGCTAGGGTGGCGCGTAGCAGGAGGTGCCCATGTCCGAGCTGTTCGACGCGGTCGACGCGCTGGTCGCGTCCCGCTCTCCGCTGCCGCCCCCGGCGGAGCGCAAGCGGCTGCGCCAGGCCCACGGCCTGACGCTGGACGAGGTGGCCGCCGCACTGCAAGTGCGGCGCGCGACGGTCAGCGGCTGGGAGGTCGGCAAGACCGAACCCCGCCCGCCGGA encodes the following:
- a CDS encoding molybdenum cofactor biosysynthesis protein, with translation MTDVEVLQLLVSPAHRLAGRPAGGPSPGPSDELVPRVEVRRGLGLVGDRYYARPAHRNAAVTLMAAENLPADADLRHTRRNVLLKGVDIDSCVGSTIALDCGTGPVVFAVTRPARPCAWMDVTIGPGAQRALRGRGGVRCTPLSDGEITLGPATFRVVAGPDDAGP
- a CDS encoding DUF817 domain-containing protein gives rise to the protein MIPPTFADLRAAPVRQALDFAWTQTRACAFAIALLSGVAVSALLPDLPVARYDLLVVYGVLLTLVFWLRGWESGRDVAVITVCHVIGLAFELVKVSLGSWSYPEPGVLKFAGVPLYGGFLYAAVGSYVCRAWRLFDLALVRYRPRATAVVAAAVYVNFFSHHWLPDARWVLAGLLLAVTAGTSVCFTVRGVRRRMPLALSFVLIGFFLWVAENLATFVGAWRYPFQEHGWEPVGVQKFGAWALLISVTFVLAAVGRRSDREAERSVR
- a CDS encoding inorganic phosphate transporter encodes the protein MELTLVVLIIIVGLTFDFTNGFHDAANAIATSISTRALTPRAALTMAAVMNFFGAFLGTEVAQTVGSGIIAAPEDDSGLLLVMCALLGAIGWNVFTWWRGLPTSSSHALIGGLVGAALAASATVHWSGIVDKVVLPMLLSPLVGVALGYTLHVTILWLFRRSTPRRTMRRFRMAQTVSAAAMGLGHGLQDAQKTMGVIVLALVTAGWQDDFSVPVWVIAAVAAAMAAGTYSGGRRIITTLGRRIVHLDPPRGFAAETAAAAVLYTTAFLVKAPISTTQTITAAILGAGATRRASAVRWQVARTIVTAWVLTFFGAGVPAAALYLVLHAITGL
- a CDS encoding YceI family protein; translation: MNLFNRVVPSRRQTPPIPPQRPAGAPASPTAVLPDPDLVNLTGEWVVDPAHSRIGFSVRHAMVTTVRGCFLEYESRLYFDARNPARSRADLTLFTASVDTGVEQRDAHLVGRDFLDAATYPRMRFTSTAVEQAGADLYRMSGDLTIKGISRPVVLEMTYIGHVTDPFGYDRVGFDGTTTIDRSDWGLTYNSRLAEGGAMVSEKVRLQLDIAAIRTAPAAG
- a CDS encoding VanW family protein, with protein sequence MRPRITSVPRLTSLPPMALAGGALAVGVGGLYLAGLMLTGGEIDSGTTVRGVEIGGLSRAEAVRKLERRLGAAGARELSVKVGDRTGRVDPRRAGLSFDVGETVDRAARIGADPFSVIGGFFRSGGEIEPVVRLDEDKARAALGRLAKGLDQKVRDGAVAFEDGRVEEVVPRTGYALDVEDAVGLLRSSFLRGDTRSVTPLPARETRPKVTADEVRRAVRTFAEPAMSAPVTLTAAGKRFTVGQFVLGEHLAMRPDGSGRLRPELDAKGLRDDPAVAGPLDDVTTTAENARLRPDGDRAVIAEDARVGQKVTDKALGKAVLPLLTRSGAARSGEVAVDRIQPEVTRANAAELGLTETMSSFTVHFEPAEYRTKNVGRAVELINGSLVRPDETWSFNRTVGERTEANGFVEGVIILNDRFTKASGGGVSAVATTVYNALFFAGVKPVEHGAHSFYIERYPEGREATVAWGSLDLRFTNDSGKAIYIQAESTDTSVTVSFLGTRKYDEIKSVKGPRTEVKKPEKKVSDDKECVPQTPLQGFDVTVERVFYSDGREVKREPFRTHYTPRDEIVCE
- a CDS encoding PP2C family protein-serine/threonine phosphatase yields the protein MSRTGTTDDGDELLTRLEALTAQARAQAEMQRSRVELAIALQRGMLPRDLPVAHRLHLAVRYAPACQGLNVGGDWYDAFTLGDGRIGVSIGDVQGHNIEAAAFMGQVRAGLRALASVTSEPGEVLARTNDLLVSLGSDLFATCTFMRLDPCAGVLESARAGHLPCVWATADGKSGVTADEGGPPLGILAGVPYPVTRYELTTGGVFVLLTDGVVEGPSLPLEEGLDQVTRLAGTAAVAGMDVDALAAALIKGAERVGHDDDAAVLVVGLDGPEAQP
- a CDS encoding DUF998 domain-containing protein, giving the protein MRSVPKWVLLSSACAPAVLMIGWMVAASLQGSAYDPAAQTISVLAAPGGSGYWVMTGAFIALGACHLLTAWGLHPAAVPGRVALAAGGVAALVVAVVPAPSSGGSLSHGSVAAIGFTVLATWPVLAIRTGDSVPWALRPLPSLGATAVMAVGAGWFLLELHLHGVAGVAERAVTTLQSVWPFVVALSCVRHSAREAFTR
- a CDS encoding MASE1 domain-containing protein, with translation MVASQDLRTPVVVALQTLAVAACYYVSGQLGLLRELVVGGSVVTPIWPPTGVSVAFLLIFGLRCWPGIALGAFLVILSLTSPSPSSFGVLVGNTVAPVVGYLLLRRAGFRTDLARLRDGLALVFLGAFTAMLISSTVGAGLLLVTGKLDWASFWAVWLAWWVGDAMGVLIVAPVLLLLSRVRPPLRLARWKEATGLALIICCVVPLAAHSPVSLLFLVYPLLIWAALRFQLAGSMLCALFASITATVAATDRAGPFERLTRVEVMIKLQAFNGAMALTALILSAVITEQINTRRSVGRACQELVEVLEHLTAGESADGRAPLEDGGLGRRQDE
- a CDS encoding Tat pathway signal sequence domain protein, producing the protein MTGRPGPALSRRSLIGAGIGISAAGLTAVGSGQALAAGSSAARPASAPAQGHAFLAAAMDAYPDHGSVRLTQSYTDQAGLFSTAFTYDNALAVLAHLAARRQESLARARDLGDALLYAQLHDPAYDDGRLRQAYNVGPYTFYDGSPQPDGFVRADGTANVGTQFGFTGTAVGDMAWAGIALSALARRTRARRFLTGAVRIGEWIERTGRTDEPLGGYKFGVDGANQKLPFTSTEHNTDLVCLFGRLARLTGDRVWLERRARAEAFVRGMWKPAGGFFYTGTNDGVTVNKSPVPEDTQTWTHLALGSRTGGYARSLDWAVAELAVVDHAGRRNSTVPAGQSYEGVTFSSASRVANEDAPIAQGQPKPDRNGVWFEGTAHLALALRERGKRGDEARARRLIASIEQAQDLLGGGQTVGGRALPERAGVVSASSPLDTGFGFGYYPYRHTGATAWYVMAAARCNPLRA